In one Plasmodium reichenowi strain SY57 chromosome 7, whole genome shotgun sequence genomic region, the following are encoded:
- a CDS encoding rhoptry-associated membrane antigen, putative — translation MNVLLLSLLVVQNIVTYLEQIKNGISGHYVEDHNIKNDNCISFSDYERSIKNFSISSHAENNYDNIINEYKKIKDINNNINILSSVHRKGRILYDNFLEINNLENEKKENDEKEDEYEYEDNDESFLETEEYEDNEDEKYNNDEDDYAESFIETDKYEDNEDDKYNKDEKYNKDEKYNKDEDDYAESFIETDEYEDNKDDKYNKDEDNYSESFIETDEYDDNEEEQYNKDEDGYADSFIETDHYGNNDDKNEEEEEEYNDQDNDYGYNFLETDEYDDSEEYDYDDNEYGESFLEKEEGEEMKDEEMKYDEMKDDQMNYDEMKDEEIKDDEMKYDEMKDEEMKYDEMKDEEMKYDEMKDDEMKNDEMKYDEMKDEQMKDEQMKDEQMKYDEMKDEQMEYEEFKNEDKKKEDMSYDEYMGYKKKEQEESYNTYNGNKKNKTSDSFLEKDLQGNSDDELHSTFYSKNVDKENYDNENIFYGYNDNDDESFLETDSYEEYEDEDKDAEDEYEESFLQNDEKKMVFYDLYNPEENESYYEKKQKKEEKEEKEQYLNKQNDMEDQEDNEEYKFEEENKEDLLDVQQDEELPSEGKQKGKGKSFDNEHLNEIQNVSNVHAFIQKDMKYLDDIIDEEQTIKEAVKKSAYKVNKKLGNNKKSQVILEQEPEENFEEDADEELNKLMEQEKNIVDKEIKNSKANKSNKKLQFNNTNKQNKMYMKNEYNNNTKNNKKNKFEQHNYDESYIDDDYEHNEEFNDNNQSEDMKETNELDEINDELLTDQGPNEDTLLENNNKIFDNKFVAHKIREKTISPHSYKKVSTKVQNKEDMENKEEKQLINDEAAMTAEELIELENTEDMNTPTMVETEEIDSDENGNKSSSSISYISSIVFLMVTLLYFMN, via the exons atgaatgtTCTACTTCTGTCTTTGCTTGTTGTACAAAATATAGTAACATATTtagaacaaataaaaaatggtATAAGCGGTCATTATGTAGAAG atcataatattaagaATGATAATTGTATTAGCTTTTCTGATTATGAGAGATCAATAAAAAACTTTTCTATTTCTTCTCATGcagaaaataattatgacaatataataaatgaatataaaaaaataaaagatattaacaacaatataaacatattatcATCAGTACATAGAAAAGGAAGAATATTGTACGACAACTTTttagaaataaataacttggaaaatgaaaaaaaagagaatgATGAGAAAGAAGATGAATATGAATATGaagataatgatgaaaGCTTTTTAGAAACTGAAGAATATGAAGATAATgaagatgaaaaatataataatgatgaagatgattATGCAGAAAGTTTTATTGAGACTGATAAATATGAAGATAATGAagatgataaatataataaagatgaaaaatataataaagatgaaaaatataataaagatgaaGATGATTATGCAGAAAGTTTTATTGAGACTGATGAatatgaagataataaagatgataaatataataaagatgaaGATAATTATTCAGAAAGCTTTATTGAGACTGATgaatatgatgataatgaagaagaacaatataataaagatgaaGATGGTTATGCAGATAGTTTTATTGAGACAGACCATTATGGAAACAAcgatgataaaaatgaagaagaagaagaagaatataatGATCAAGATAATGATTATGGATATAACTTTTTAGAAACTGACGAATACGATGATAGCGAAGAATATGATTACGACGATAACGAATACGGAGAGAGTTTCCTCGAAAAAGAAGAAGGTGAAGAAATGAAAGATGAAGAGATGAAATATGACGAGATGAAAGATGATCAAATGAATTATGACGAGATGAAAGATGAAGAAATCAAAGATGATGAAATGAAATATGACGAGATGAAAGATGAAGAGATGAAATATGACGAGATGAAAGATGAAGAGATGAAATATGACGAGATGAAAGATGACGAGATGAAAAATGACGAGATGAAATATGACGAGATGAAAGACGAACAGATGAAAGACGAACAGATGAAAGACGAACAGATGAAATATGACGAGATGAAAGACGAACAGATGGAATATGAAGAATTcaaaaatgaagataaaaaGAAGGAAGATATGTCTTATGATGAATACATGggatataaaaagaaagaacAAGAAGAatcatataatacatacaatggtaataagaaaaataaaacatcCGACAGCTTCCTCGAAAAAGATTTACAAGGAAATTCTGACGATGAATTACATAGTACCTTTTATTCCAAAAATGtagataaagaaaattatgataatgaaaatattttctatggttataatgataatgatgatgaaagCTTTTTAGAAACTGATTCTTATGAAGAATATGAAGACGAAGATAAAGATGCTGAAGATGAGTATGAAGAAAGTTTCTTACAAAATgatgagaaaaaaatggTCTTTTATGATTTATACAATCCAGAAGAAAATGAATcttattatgaaaaaaaacaaaaaaaagaagaaaaagaagaaaaagaacaaTATTTGAACAAACAAAACGATATGGAAGACCAAGAAGATaatgaagaatataaatttgaagaagaaaataaagaagacCTTCTAGATGTCCAACAAGATGAAGAATTACCAAGTGAAGGAAAACAAAAAGGAAAAGGAAAATCATTCGATAATGAACATTTGAATGAAATACAAAATGTTAGCAATGTACATGCATTTATACAAAAAgatatgaaatatttagATGATATCATAGATGAAGAACAAACTATTAAAGAAGCCGTCAAAAAAAGTGCTTATAAAGTAAATAAGAAATTaggaaataataaaaaatcaCAAGTGATACTAGAACAAGAACCAGAAGAAAATTTTGAAGAAGATGCTGatgaagaattaaataaactaatggaacaagaaaaaaatattgtagATAAAGAAATCAAAAATAGTAAAGCAAATAAAAGCaacaaaaaattacaaTTCAATAACACTaataaacaaaacaaaatgtatatgaaaaacgaatataataataacacaaaaaataataaaaaaaataaatttgaACAACACAATTATGATGAATCATATATCGATGATGATTATGAACATAATGAAGAatttaatgataataatcAAAGCGAAGATATGAAAGAAACAAATGAACTCGATGAAATTAATGATGAACTCTTAACTGATCAAGGACCAAACGAAGATACATTAttggaaaataataataaaattttcgATAATAAATTTGTAGCACACAAAATAAGAGAAAAAACTATATCCCCACACAGTTACAAAAAGGTATCTACTAAAGTACAAAACAAGGAAGACATGGAAAATAAGGAAGAGAAACAATTGAtaa ATGATGAAGCCGCTATGACTGCTGAAGAATTAATCGAATTAGAAAACACAGAAG atATGAATACACCTACAATGGTAGAAACAGAAGAAATTGATTCTG aTGAAAATGGAAATAAGTCTAGCAGTTCAATATCATACATTAGTTCT